The Onychomys torridus chromosome 12, mOncTor1.1, whole genome shotgun sequence genomic interval ttccaggtgacctGATGCTCCTTCTCGCCTCCATGAGTACTGGACACACAGTTGcacaaatactcatacataatATGTAAAGTGACTGGGTacacagtaattaaaaatatgtacctTACAGTGATTATACTCTGAAACACATGTCATGCCATCACCTAAAATTTCACAACATGAATGTGGAAAGTGTTTTATTATGATGAGTCACAGTAATGTTTTTACAATCACCGCCCTATATCATAGTCATCAAGTGAGAGAAAGTTGGAGTTAAAGACACATGAGGATTAAGGAGAGAGAGGCAAAGGAGTATGAGAAGGCGAGAACTGTGAATGAGAGgagaaacaagagaaaaggaaggagagatcGGGAGATTAGGGAAAGGGAAAAGTGGCAAATGACCTTCACTATGATGGatgcaggagaaagaaagagcacaaaaattaaaataataaaaattaacccCTCAGTCATAGTTTTACATATTAAATTGTTTCTTATTCTATCTTTTCTTATTACATTTTTCCAATGAATAATGGATTTGTACAATTAAAATTTAGTATTCTCTAtccatctttttttctccttttttatttattatatttgtgttttaattttacacatgagccatgggttcccctgtcctccccgctcccgctcccaccctcactttccccccagcacctccatccattcccatctcctccagggccaagactcccttggtgattcatttaaacctggttaaTATTTAATAGAAGTTATATCCAAGTTGCAAAGAGAGAAAATTAACTTTCATAACCCCAACTGTATTTGGGACTGTAGGTAGTTATCATTGACAAATAAGGCTCTGGTAGGCTACTAAGTGATCAATTCTGGTATTTCTTTTTGTCCTAAATGTCCAACACAAGTCCTTCAACTATTTCAAATTTTATGAATATCATATTGCTTATCAATGATCATAAAATAGTACACTAGACATTTGAAACTGAAACGGGAGAAATGAAGAATCAAGCAGAATTCACTGGGACCTACATAACTTCTCTGCACCAAAGCACTGGTCCATATCAAATTCTAAGGCATtgctccctttttttttcttttcttttttttttgcactttGTTATGGAATAACTAAATTCTCAGCATGAGAATTCTTAACATCACTAGGGAACCCATGATGTGTTACCCACACCAGTGCTGAGTAGCTGAGTGGATATTCTCCACACACTGGCAGAGCTACGTTTTCTCCCTGCTGGTCTTCCATTCCTCTTTGGGATCCAAAAGGTTCAGATCTCTACGCGCCCTAGTAAGTTTACTGGTCTTCTCGATACTCCTGTATTCATCATTTACAATAGGATACTTAtttctcaggaaaaacaaacaaacaaacaaaaagtgtgtattttttaaagcaaagcctTTGTATTTACATTTCAGACTACTACAGAGTAATGGTTTCTGTTCCTTCGTGCCAGTGGCTTCCAACTTCATGAAAGTGTCTCTACCCAAAGATATTTGCTGACTGTAAGAGTGTGGTCAGTTATGTCTAATACAGAACAGAAATGTTTAGAAGCTTCTGTTCCTGTTTCTAAGATTTAGTGCACTATACTATAGCCCCCTGAAGTTTAAAATGATACTCCTGAGGTGTGTTCTAGATTGACGCTTAAAGGGTATATGGTAGAGTCTAGCTCAATTTAGCCCTAGTATTAAAGCCCTGTTTACTAGATTTACCATCTATAGTGTAATTTTGTCCTCAAATAATTTTTActtgtttaaattaaaatataatcacacaattttaacacacatgtatatggatTTACATATCATGAATATGTAAACATAGCCTGCTGAGTCTGATTGGTGTTGCTTGTATGCGTATGATTTTAGATATGTCCATTTgatattgtaaaaataatttagaggCTTATCCATGGGAAGACTAACTATTCtgctctcagtattccttagttgtGTCTAATTGTTTGCGTGTCGGGGATAAAATGAGATTCTCCACTTCCATATGAACGTGtctattgccattgcccttgtCTTTATATTAAGGTATAATGGCTGAAGATTCTCTAGTATTTCATTTATGCTTTTATATAGTTCTAGGAACAGGAGCCAGAGAGGCTACTTCAGAAGAGGCAGAAACATACCTTGCCTTCCTTTTTGCACAAACATAATGTTTCACAGAGATATAATTGCAATGTAGTATTTGTAACACACAATAATAAGAAAGTATCCTTAGTATGCGTGAACATCAGAGAATATTCATTGTTCAAAAGCAGCATTTAGAAATTTTCCTTCATCTAGTCTAGACTGAGTTTCAATCACGAATACTGACTTATGAGGAGTTATCAGATCTCTGGTCTTAAAGTAGGAATTCACATGCTATAGAAACAGAAGGTTCCTTTTGGCCATGGCAGCCATCTTCCAGTAACTCGCCAAAATGACGAACtcaaagggaaagaggagaggcacCCGCTACATGTTCTTCAGGCCCTTTAGGAAACATGGGGTTGTTCCTTTGGCTACCAAGATTCTTGCCAAGAGAATTAACGAGCATATTGAGCACATCAAGCACTCTAAGAGCAGAGACAGCCTCCTGAAGCGCATGAAGGAGAACaaccagaagaaaaaggaagccaaGGAGAAGGGCACCTGGGTTCAGCTGAAGCACCAGCCCGCCCCACCCAGAGAAGCACACTTTGTGAGGACTAACCGGAAGGAGCTTGAGCTGCTGTAGCCCATTTCATACAAATTCATGGCCTaatatacaaaaagaaataaaaaacctggactgtaaaaaagaaaagaaaagaaaagaaacagaaggtttGGTATTAGAACTGAAAAGGTTGAGAAATCTcaatcaatgcacataaaattttaccCAAATCCCCATATCACATATGGTATTTATACCAGTTCTCATCTTATCCTCTGTATTGTCAAATATGTCtggtcttaattatttttatttcatcctaAATCTAGGTGACAGAAATTAATTTACTGATATTCTTaggtcaaaaagaaagaaagaaagaaagaaagaaagaaaggaaggaaggaaggaaggaaggaaggaaggaaggaaggaaggaagaaaagaaaagaaaagaaaagaaaagaaaagaaaagaaaaaaatcctctaaGTATCTAGTGATTGGGATAGCATGATTGATAAAACATATTTGCCATGTTGGGAGCCACAGATCTTATTCCAGGGTGGAAGTTCAGggatctgaaaaaaagaaaactgggaaTGTGGGGCAATTTGACCTCGATGTTGATCAAGACTTTGGTCATTACATGTATAGACAATTGAAATCCATGTAATGCTTAGGGTTAAAGCATATAATATCTCATTCCAATATATGATGGCATCACAATGAAATCTTTAATGAAACAGTTATGATAGCATGGATTGAAATTCTTAGTATGTTGTATTGTATGGACTTCAGCTTACAGATGAACTACTTCTAGGACTAAGTAATTCACTTTCCAGCTGCTGAGACCAGATCCAAAAAGAAATTTCAGTCTATCATCTTTCCTTAAAGGTAAAAATCATTTATGCCATTAAGAGCTGCTTACATTATTGCTGCTTTTATACAATTGGAATAGTAAGTTTTTATcactagaaatgaaaataagcatGCAATTCTTTCCCTAACTTAGTGCCTCAGCTTGCTTGCTGAAGAGATATCAAGATTCTTAATTTTCCATTAAAAGTCCTCTACTATACAGATGAAATAAGTGGATGCATTTGAGGGCAAACATCCAACAATGAGCATATGACTAGATATTTCAGATATCACAATTGGTTGCTATAGTGAAACTATTCAATGGTTGCCTTGATAAGCACAGATTAAAGGAGACACCATGTAGAATTTGTGTTCACTCTCACAATTCTGTGTACAGATAAAGTCAATAGTGATTGTATAGTTTGTATCTGACTCCAATGTCTGTACTTAAAGTCTCATAGAATTAAAgtgaaaaaggatcagctgatcTTCCCATTATTCCCAAAGTACCACTTGGTAGCTTTTGTGTTCTAATATGCAATTGGAGGTATTTTTGGATTTGGGTCTattctttttgaaagaaaaaatgatgtttctataaaaattaagtaatatttctcgctcatacaatccctcctctttctcactgattggagttggaaaaagcacagggacaaatagccaaactagtggaaacacatgaactatgaaccaatagctgaggagcccccaaccggatcaggccctctggataagtgagacagttgtttagcttgaactgtttgggaggcacccaggcagtgggacccagacctgtcagtgcatgagctggctgtctggaatctggggcttccacagggacactttgctcagcctgagtgaagggaggaggagactgactggatctgcctctactgaatctaccaggctgagctgatccctaggggagtccttgccctggaggagacagaaatggggGTGGGCTGCGGGGAgtgtgtgggggcgggaggagggaggacaagggaatccgtggctgatatgtaaaattaaattaaattataaaataaaaaattgagtaTTACTTTTATTTGACATGTTATCAGTGGTTTGCACCCTCTAaccattttgtcatttttcatgCTTATGAACTAGTTTTATAAATGACATTTAAACAAGAGTGATTTCTTCACATACCTGGAATTTTGATACTAAATATTACTGGGAAATAGAGACACAGTGG includes:
- the LOC118593689 gene encoding 60S ribosomal protein L21-like — translated: MTNSKGKRRGTRYMFFRPFRKHGVVPLATKILAKRINEHIEHIKHSKSRDSLLKRMKENNQKKKEAKEKGTWVQLKHQPAPPREAHFVRTNRKELELL